In Streptomyces durocortorensis, a genomic segment contains:
- a CDS encoding DUF2254 domain-containing protein produces MTDRGYRPPRPLSPLREHLRDTFWFAPTMGFVCVFVLWLGATEVDDEIVSLFQREEAYDELAELISFSQDAKTIVTTISSAMMTFIGVVFSISLVAVQMASGQLTPRVVRIFVRSRISKLTLTVFLATFLFSLLVLSSYESETDPRRVVSVPLVQSLLILLLLGMSLLLFVIYVSATLRLMQVGPVVDRIARDSFRVLGRMPRGPQGADELGPETARVMHEGRAGVLRDVNTARLVRAARRQDVVLRLIPRIGDFVVPGTPVLAVHGGTVPPRNRLRHAVSVSVERTLHQDLAFGLRQLTDIALRGLSPAVNDPTTAVQCLDRSVQILAAVVRLPLGTVHHRDRAGRVRLVQDGPGWEDLVDLAFEEIRWCVAGSPQVMRRLVAGLDDLLLLAPEERKKPLIRHRALLVQTVERTVPVTADREFALLPDRQGIG; encoded by the coding sequence ATGACTGATCGCGGCTACCGCCCGCCCCGTCCGCTGTCCCCTCTGCGCGAGCACCTGCGCGACACGTTCTGGTTCGCCCCGACCATGGGGTTCGTCTGTGTGTTCGTGCTGTGGCTGGGCGCAACCGAGGTGGATGACGAGATCGTCTCCCTGTTCCAGCGGGAGGAGGCGTACGACGAGCTCGCCGAGCTGATCTCGTTCTCGCAGGACGCGAAGACGATCGTCACCACGATCAGCTCGGCCATGATGACGTTCATCGGTGTCGTCTTCAGCATCTCGCTGGTCGCGGTGCAGATGGCCAGCGGACAGCTCACGCCCCGCGTGGTGCGGATCTTCGTCAGGAGCCGGATCAGCAAGCTGACGCTGACGGTCTTCCTTGCGACGTTCCTGTTCTCGCTGCTGGTCCTGTCCTCGTACGAGAGCGAGACCGACCCCCGGCGGGTGGTCTCGGTCCCCCTGGTGCAGAGCCTCCTCATCCTGCTGCTGCTGGGGATGAGCCTGCTGCTGTTCGTCATCTATGTGAGCGCGACGCTGCGGCTGATGCAGGTCGGGCCGGTCGTCGACAGGATCGCGCGCGACTCGTTCCGGGTCCTGGGCAGGATGCCGAGGGGGCCGCAGGGGGCTGATGAGCTGGGTCCGGAGACCGCGCGGGTGATGCACGAGGGGCGCGCCGGGGTGCTGCGGGACGTGAACACGGCGCGTTTGGTGCGGGCCGCCCGGCGGCAGGACGTCGTCCTGCGGCTGATCCCTCGCATCGGGGACTTCGTGGTGCCGGGGACGCCGGTGCTCGCCGTCCACGGCGGGACCGTACCGCCGCGGAACCGGTTGCGGCACGCGGTCTCCGTCTCGGTGGAGCGCACCCTGCACCAGGACCTGGCGTTCGGACTGCGCCAGCTCACCGACATCGCGTTGCGGGGCCTGTCGCCGGCGGTGAACGACCCGACCACCGCCGTCCAGTGCCTGGACCGGAGCGTGCAGATCCTTGCGGCGGTGGTGCGACTGCCGCTCGGTACGGTCCACCACCGGGACCGGGCCGGGCGGGTGCGGCTGGTGCAGGACGGTCCGGGCTGGGAGGACCTGGTCGACCTCGCCTTCGAGGAGATCCGCTGGTGTGTGGCCGGCAGCCCCCAGGTGATGCGCCGACTCGTTGCGGGGCTGGACGATCTGCTCCTGCTCGCCCCCGAGGAGCGGAAGAAGCCGCTGATCAGGCACCGAGCCCTGCTCGTGCAGACCGTGGAGCGCACGGTACCGGTGACCGCCGACCGGGAGTTCGCCCTTCTTCCGGACCGGCAGGGCATCGGGTAG
- a CDS encoding SDR family oxidoreductase yields the protein MANTPDKTLNGKVAFVGGASRNLGGLISTTLGAEGARVAVHYNSDSSRAKAEDVVAQINEGPGQAFAIQGDLTKVAEVERVLDEVVKRFGKLDYSINTAGMVLKKPLTEITEEEYDRMFAVNSKAAFFVMREAARRIEDGGKIITIVTSLLAAYTGLYSSYAGSKAPVEHFTRALSKELFGRNVSVNAIAPGPMDTAFFYPAEDDDSVAYHKSSAMNGDLTKIEDIVPWVRHLLTEGWWANGQTLFLNGGYTTR from the coding sequence ATGGCCAATACCCCGGACAAGACGCTCAACGGCAAGGTCGCCTTCGTCGGTGGCGCGTCCCGCAACCTCGGCGGACTGATCAGTACCACCCTCGGCGCGGAGGGCGCCCGGGTCGCGGTGCACTACAACAGCGACTCCTCCCGGGCCAAGGCCGAGGATGTCGTCGCACAAATCAACGAGGGGCCGGGCCAGGCGTTCGCGATTCAGGGTGATCTGACGAAGGTCGCCGAAGTGGAGCGGGTCCTCGACGAGGTCGTGAAACGGTTCGGAAAGCTCGACTACAGCATCAACACCGCTGGCATGGTACTGAAGAAGCCGCTGACCGAGATCACGGAGGAGGAGTACGACCGCATGTTCGCGGTCAACTCCAAGGCCGCGTTCTTCGTGATGCGTGAGGCCGCCCGGCGGATCGAGGACGGCGGGAAGATCATTACCATCGTCACGTCGCTGCTCGCCGCGTACACAGGCCTGTACTCGTCGTACGCGGGCAGCAAGGCGCCGGTCGAGCACTTCACTCGCGCCCTGTCGAAGGAGTTGTTCGGCCGGAACGTCTCGGTCAACGCCATCGCTCCGGGACCGATGGACACGGCGTTCTTCTATCCCGCCGAGGATGACGACTCCGTCGCCTACCACAAGTCCTCCGCGATGAACGGCGACCTCACCAAGATCGAGGACATCGTGCCGTGGGTGCGGCACTTGCTGACCGAGGGCTGGTGGGCCAACGGCCAGACACTCTTCCTCAACGGCGGCTACACCACCCGCTGA
- a CDS encoding low temperature requirement protein A → MSQTPFIADAWYRPMIARPRDEKHRSATALELFFDLCFVAAVAQAAVAFEHELAEGHIGHGILGYALVFFAIWWAWMNFTWFASAYDNDDVPYRLLTLVQITGALIMAAGAAEALQHQDFTVITWGYVVMRLAMVTQWLRAARSDPDRRTTCLRYAAGILVVQAGWVGRLFLPGDGGLAVFAVLALAELAVPAWAERAAITTWHPHHIAERYGLFTIIVLGESITAATVAVRTALDGDAALSDIATLVVGGILTVFALWWYYFAQDAPRRLTSLRSALMWGYGHYVVFASAAAVGAGLALNVAHTTGHGHLTDHTAAAAYTIPVAVYITVVWLLHHRASEVRNTNDIIHPGAVLAILAATFSPTPVLVTGILATVLIAATLVVGARAAAATRHA, encoded by the coding sequence ATGAGCCAGACACCTTTCATCGCCGACGCCTGGTACCGGCCGATGATCGCCCGCCCGCGGGACGAGAAGCACCGCAGCGCGACCGCCCTGGAACTCTTCTTCGACCTGTGCTTCGTCGCCGCCGTGGCCCAGGCGGCCGTGGCGTTCGAGCACGAACTGGCCGAAGGGCACATCGGCCACGGCATCCTCGGCTACGCCCTGGTGTTCTTCGCGATTTGGTGGGCCTGGATGAACTTCACCTGGTTCGCCTCCGCCTACGACAACGATGACGTCCCCTACCGCCTCCTCACCCTGGTCCAGATCACCGGCGCTCTGATCATGGCCGCCGGTGCGGCCGAAGCCCTCCAGCACCAGGACTTCACCGTCATTACGTGGGGCTATGTCGTCATGCGCCTTGCGATGGTCACCCAGTGGCTGCGCGCAGCGCGTTCCGACCCCGACCGCCGTACCACCTGCCTGCGCTACGCGGCCGGAATCCTCGTGGTCCAGGCTGGCTGGGTCGGACGTCTGTTCCTTCCCGGCGACGGGGGCCTTGCCGTGTTCGCGGTCCTGGCCCTGGCCGAACTCGCCGTCCCCGCCTGGGCCGAGCGGGCCGCCATCACCACGTGGCATCCGCACCACATCGCGGAACGCTACGGCCTGTTCACCATCATCGTCCTCGGCGAGTCGATTACCGCGGCCACGGTTGCCGTCCGAACCGCCCTCGACGGAGACGCCGCGCTCAGCGACATCGCCACCCTCGTCGTCGGCGGCATTCTCACCGTCTTCGCCCTGTGGTGGTACTACTTCGCCCAGGACGCGCCCCGAAGGCTCACCAGCCTGCGGTCCGCCCTGATGTGGGGCTACGGCCACTACGTCGTCTTCGCCTCCGCCGCAGCCGTCGGCGCAGGACTCGCACTCAACGTCGCCCACACCACCGGCCACGGCCACCTCACCGACCACACTGCCGCAGCTGCCTACACCATCCCCGTCGCCGTCTACATCACCGTCGTCTGGCTCCTGCACCACCGGGCTTCCGAGGTACGCAACACGAACGACATCATCCACCCCGGCGCCGTCCTCGCGATCCTGGCCGCGACCTTCTCACCCACCCCTGTGCTCGTCACCGGAATCCTCGCGACAGTCCTCATCGCCGCAACCCTCGTCGTGGGGGCACGCGCCGCTGCCGCGACTCGTCACGCCTGA
- a CDS encoding LacI family DNA-binding transcriptional regulator, which yields MASIKDVAAEAGVSVATVSRVLNSHPSVSAEARTRVLAAVEELGYRPNAVARSLRTAQTRTLGLVISDVLNPYFTELARFVEEEARALGYSVIIGNADERPELQDHHIRTLIDRRIDGLLVSPADGGSPLMGEVALSGTPMVFVDRWIPGIDVPVVRADGRGAVKDLVAHLHGFGHRRLAIIAGPAATTTGNERVEAFRDAMRALGLALPDAYIGQGDFQAASGRRATERFLALPEPPEVVFAADNLMALGALDAIRARGLRVPDDIALAAFDDIPWFVHTDPPITAIAQPTADLARAAVRALADLIEGRTPQSVTLPARLVVRRSCGGAAPNQRSDR from the coding sequence ATGGCGAGCATCAAGGATGTCGCGGCCGAGGCGGGCGTGTCCGTCGCCACGGTCTCGCGGGTGCTGAACAGCCATCCGTCCGTCAGTGCGGAGGCGCGCACCCGCGTTCTCGCCGCCGTGGAGGAGCTCGGCTACCGGCCCAACGCGGTGGCCCGCTCACTGCGCACGGCCCAGACCCGCACCCTCGGTCTGGTCATCAGCGACGTGCTCAACCCGTACTTCACCGAGCTGGCCCGCTTCGTCGAGGAGGAGGCCCGCGCGCTCGGCTACAGCGTGATCATCGGCAACGCCGACGAGCGGCCCGAACTCCAGGACCACCACATCCGCACGCTCATCGACCGCAGGATCGACGGGCTCCTCGTCTCGCCCGCCGACGGCGGCTCCCCGCTGATGGGGGAGGTGGCCCTGAGCGGTACGCCGATGGTCTTCGTGGACCGCTGGATTCCCGGCATCGACGTCCCCGTCGTCCGGGCCGACGGTAGGGGCGCGGTCAAGGACCTGGTCGCCCATCTGCACGGTTTCGGTCACCGGAGGCTCGCGATCATCGCCGGGCCGGCGGCCACCACCACCGGCAACGAGCGCGTCGAGGCCTTCCGGGACGCCATGCGGGCGCTGGGGCTCGCGCTGCCCGACGCCTATATCGGACAGGGCGACTTCCAGGCGGCCAGCGGGCGCCGCGCCACCGAACGCTTCCTGGCCCTGCCCGAGCCGCCCGAGGTCGTGTTCGCCGCCGACAACCTGATGGCGCTCGGCGCGCTGGACGCGATCCGGGCGCGGGGGCTGCGGGTCCCCGACGACATCGCGCTCGCCGCCTTCGACGACATCCCGTGGTTCGTCCACACCGATCCGCCGATCACCGCCATCGCCCAGCCGACCGCGGACCTGGCACGGGCCGCCGTACGCGCGCTGGCCGACCTGATCGAAGGGCGGACCCCGCAGTCCGTCACCCTGCCCGCCCGCCTCGTCGTACGCCGCTCGTGCGGCGGGGCCGCACCGAACCAGAGGAGCGACCGGTGA